The nucleotide window GATTTCTGGTATCACATCGTCGCCGCGCTGATCTTCCTGGTGAATGTGCCGGGAGTGAAAGCGACGTTCACGAAGGCGAAAGCGCGGTAGGGTGGGGTGCACCCCCGTCCCTCACTTCGCCTTCCACAGACCCACGGGTGCAGGCTGCTTCACCGGGTCATTCTCGGAGTGATACATGTCGATGTAGATGACGAATTTTTTTCCGGTCGATGTCTCCACATTGTATCCGTCGATGATGTGACCATCCGGTCCTGCGCCGAAGTTGCCGATGCGGTTGTAGCTCACGGGCTTGCCATCGTCGTCGCGCAGTGTGTCCAGGTAGGCGCGCTCGGCCTTGGGACCTTTGGTTGGGTCTTTGTCTCCCACCTTCACGGGTTTCTCCTTTGTGTGGCCGTAGTCGGCATCCGTGGCCGTTTGGGTGGGATCCACGCCTGCGGGAACCTTGGTATCGGCGAACACCGGCAATGAGAGACAGAGGGACAGGAGCAGAACGACTCGAAACAGGTTGGACGCATTCATGGGATGATGATGTGATGAAATGCTGGCATCCAAGCATAGGGCCTTGAGCCGATTTCTTGGAAGTGAAACCTTTCCTGTTGTTGGAAAAAAATGGATGCGCCACTCTGTGGGGAACCAGGAAACCCTTGCTTGAACGGGCAGAGCGCACCGCTACAATGTTGTCACCTTTCCACCTGCACCCCCTGTCATCATGAGCATTCAAAATCCCTGGACCACGCTGGAAACGCGTGTGGCATATGACAATCCATGGATTCGCGTGCGCGAGGACCAGGTGATCAATCCCTCAGGCGGGCGCGGCATCTATGGCGTGGTGGAGTACAAGAATCGTGCCGTGGGTGTCATTCCCGTGGACGAGGAAGGCTATACCTGGCTCGTGGGACAGTATCGCTACACCCACCACACCTACGAGTGGGAGATTCCCGAAGGTGGATGTCCGGAAGGAGAGGAGCTCATCGATTGCGCCCGGCGCGAGCTGCTGGAGGAGACTGGCATCATCGCAGAGAGTTTTGAGATGATTCTCGATGGCGTGCAGCTCTCCAACTCCGTGACCGATGAAGTGGCCTACATCTTCACCGCGCGCGGCCTGTCGTTCACCGATGCGCAGCCCGAACCCACGGAGAAGATTCAGGTGAAACGCATGCCACTGGAGGAAGCCATTGAGCTTGCGCGGAATGGTACGATTCGGGATGGGATGTCGGTGATGGGGCTGTTGTGGCTGGGGAGTCAGCCGTGAGGGTAGGGAGGTGAGTGGAGCATGAATTCTGCATACCAGCGGGGGCTGGAACTGTCCGCGGAGAAGAAAGACGCGGCCGCCTTGATTGCCTTCGAATCGGCATTGGCAGATGAGCCTGCAAACCATAAGGCCGCATGTGGAGTTGGCTTGATGCTTCAGAGGCTGGGGGAACACGAGGAGGCGGTTGAAGCGTTCTCTCGAGTCCTTCGAATACAACCCAGGATTTCGGAAGCACACTATTCCCGAGCACTATGTTTAAGTGCGCTTGGCCGACATGAAGAAGCGCTTGCCGACCTTGATATCGCTGTCGAACTGGATGCCGGATACACGGATGCCCTCTACGCCAGAGGAACGTGCTTAAAGCATTTTGGACGAGATGATGAAGCCTTGCAGGCTTTTAGTTCCGTGCTCGCCAAAAACTCTGACTATCTTCCTGCCTACCATGGAAGGGCGACGGTCCTCTACAGGAATGGTAACTATGAGAGTGCCATACGTGATTTCTCAGAATGCATCAAAGCAGGGTTCGATACCTACGATGCGCGCCTGCTAAGGGGGCTTGCTTACTACCGCATTGGAATGCTGGAGGAGGCTAGGGAAGACCTGTCTGCGGCAATTGCCAAGGAGCCAGAAAATGGGAGCACCTATATCAGACGCTGGCAGGTTCTAAAGGACATGGGCAAGGATGAACTTGCCGAGAATGATCTGAAACGTGGAACCGAACTCATGAGAGTTGAGGGGGTGCGGCCTGAGTCGTAGAACATTATTTGAGGCTTAAAACTAAGCGTCATCGATCTCCTCCACAGGTTCAATCCTTCACCACCTGTTCCTGCTTTATCACCAGGGTGAAAATCTTCTCTGTCTTGAGGTCCATCACGGTGAGCTCGGAGGCATCACGCGCTCCGGCCTTGCTATCGGGAACGGTCTTCTTCTCGAACTTGATGGCACGGAAGCGCCGCAAGTCGCCAAAGGTGCGTGCGGCTTCATCATCGCCGGAAGCCGTGACAAAAAAGTTCTTCCGTCTAGGTTCATCCGGAGTGGAAACCTGATAGGGCTCGGAGGACGAGCGAAGAATGATGCGATAACCGGCAACGGGAGCTGGAGTGGCGGGTTGCTGGCTCCGCACGAGGGACATGGAAGCCAGTACGAAAAGCAGGGAGGACACTGCGAGGGAGCGAAGGGCATTCGACTGCATGGTGAGAGGATGCATGCAAACGGGCTGATTCGTCAATCTTGGAGGAGTGAGGACTGGTGCCCTGTCACCCCTTCAACCGCGCCGCCACCGAAGTGGCAAAGTACTCAAAGCCAAGGGTTTGCGCGATGGCCATGGAGGGTTTGTTGGCCTCCAAGGTGCGGTACTGGGGCAGAAGCTTTTTCCACAGGGCGTGCTTTGCCAGGAAGGCCACGGCGCTGTGACCGTAGCCATTCCCGCGGTGCTCCGGATGCGTGATGACGGAGATGTGCGCTACGGTGCCATCCCAGATCTCATAGCCCGCGAGCGCGGCCAATGTCGACCCGGCGAAGAGTCCGCAGATGACGGCGGCGTCGCTGGCGCTGCTGCCACCATGTTCCCATTCCGTGGCGTCGCAGGCCTGTTGGAACGCGTCGATGTGATGCGCATCCTTGGCGCCCAGCAGTTGCACCGGGTGATGGGGAGGACTGATGACGACTTCCGCATACCCAATGAAGGCTGGGCCGATGACGCCCTCGACTTTCTCCGGCGGGAGCTGAGCGGCCTTCACCGTGGGAGGGGAATCGATGGCCAGCAAAGCGGGTTCCAGCTCGGAGCGGAGGGCGGCGGGCACGGAGACCACGGCGCCCTGCAGGCCATCCATGGCCATCACACCATGATAGTCCATGAGTTCGCCGCCATGGGAGAGCAGGCGTGCCGGGCTGGACCAGAGGGGGCCGTCCGCTTCATCCCAGCCGAAGTGGCGGGACCAGCAGCGTGAAATGATGCCGTTGGAGGTCGCGGAAAACATCGGGCGCAAGCATAGAAAAAGTTCGGAACTTTGCGAGCACGATTGCAATGCGAGACGCAATCTGTTAGTCTGCTGACAATCAAGCCCCCTAAAGAACCCCATGCTGAGTGCCACCAAGGCCAAGCCGGTGTATCCAGGGGATGATCGGGCGCTCCTGGCGTTTGATCTTCCCTCAGGGGAAATCTACCGTCGGCTCGGACCACCGCATCGCCGCACGGAAGATGGAGAAGACGAGCCCGGACCCTGTGAATACTGGGCCTACCGCTATCGCTGCGGGCTTACGGTGTTGATTGTCCG belongs to Roseimicrobium gellanilyticum and includes:
- a CDS encoding NUDIX domain-containing protein: MSIQNPWTTLETRVAYDNPWIRVREDQVINPSGGRGIYGVVEYKNRAVGVIPVDEEGYTWLVGQYRYTHHTYEWEIPEGGCPEGEELIDCARRELLEETGIIAESFEMILDGVQLSNSVTDEVAYIFTARGLSFTDAQPEPTEKIQVKRMPLEEAIELARNGTIRDGMSVMGLLWLGSQP
- a CDS encoding tetratricopeptide repeat protein; translated protein: MNSAYQRGLELSAEKKDAAALIAFESALADEPANHKAACGVGLMLQRLGEHEEAVEAFSRVLRIQPRISEAHYSRALCLSALGRHEEALADLDIAVELDAGYTDALYARGTCLKHFGRDDEALQAFSSVLAKNSDYLPAYHGRATVLYRNGNYESAIRDFSECIKAGFDTYDARLLRGLAYYRIGMLEEAREDLSAAIAKEPENGSTYIRRWQVLKDMGKDELAENDLKRGTELMRVEGVRPES
- a CDS encoding GNAT family N-acetyltransferase encodes the protein MFSATSNGIISRCWSRHFGWDEADGPLWSSPARLLSHGGELMDYHGVMAMDGLQGAVVSVPAALRSELEPALLAIDSPPTVKAAQLPPEKVEGVIGPAFIGYAEVVISPPHHPVQLLGAKDAHHIDAFQQACDATEWEHGGSSASDAAVICGLFAGSTLAALAGYEIWDGTVAHISVITHPEHRGNGYGHSAVAFLAKHALWKKLLPQYRTLEANKPSMAIAQTLGFEYFATSVAARLKG